A window of the Diceros bicornis minor isolate mBicDic1 chromosome 28, mDicBic1.mat.cur, whole genome shotgun sequence genome harbors these coding sequences:
- the FKTN gene encoding ribitol-5-phosphate transferase FKTN isoform X3 — translation MSRINKNVILALLTLASSAFLLFQLYYYKRYLSAKNGAGLSKSKGSRIGFDSIQWRAVKKFIMLTSTQNVPVFLIDPLILELINKNFEQVKNTSHGSTSECKFLCAPRDFTVFALQYHLWKNEEGWFRIAENMGFQCLKIESKDPRLDGIDSLSGTEIPLHYICRLATHAIHLVVFHERSGNYLWHGHLRLKGHIDRKFVPFRKLQFGRYPGAFDRPELQQITVDGLDVLIPKDPVHFLEEIPHSRFIECRYKEARAFFQQYLDDNTAEAMAFRKSAKELLQLAAKTLKKLGVRFWLSSGTCLGWYRQCNIIPYSKDVDLGIFIQDYKSDIISAFHEAGLPLKHKFGKVEDSLELSFQGKDDVKLDIFFFYEETDHMWNGGTQAKTGKKFKYESIPVPQVYTVLD, via the exons ATGAGTAGAATCAATAAGAACGTGATTTTGGCGCTTTTAACTTTGGCAAGCTCTGCGTTTCTGCTGTTTCAATTGTACTACTACAAGCGCTATTTATCAGCAaag AATGGAGCTGGTTTATCAAAATCCAAAGGAAGCCGAATTGGATTTGATAGCATACAGTGG CGTGCAGTCAAAAAATTTATTATGCTAACATCCACTCAAAATGTACCGGTGTTCCTTATTGATCCTTTGATTCTGGAATTGATTAATAAAAACTTTGAACAAGTCAAAAATACTTCTCATGGCTCCACTTCAGAATGCAAGTTTCTTTGTGCTCCAAGAGACTTTACTGTGTTTGCACTACAGTATCACCTGTGGAAGAATGAG GAAGGCTGGTTTCGGATAGCTGAAAATATGGGGTTTCAGTGCCTAAAGATCGAGAGCAAAGATCCCCGGCTGGATGGGATAGACTCGCTTTCTGGAACTGAAATCCCCCTGCACTACATCTGCAGATTGGCCACTCATGCCATCCACTTGGTGGTCTTTCATGAGAGGAGTGGCAACTACCTCTGGCATGGCCATCTGCGACTCAAAGGACACATTGACAGGAAATTTGTTCCTTTTCGAAAGTTACAATTTGGTCGTTATCCTGGAGCTTTCGATAG gCCAGAGTTACAACAGATTACTGTTGATGGACTAGACGTTCTCATTCCAAAAGATCCAGTGCACTTTCTAGAAGAAATACCACACTCTAGGTTTATTGAGTGTAGGTATAAAGAAGCTCGAGCATTCTTTCAG CAGTACCTTGATGATAACACTGCGGAAGCTATGGCCTTTCGGAAGAGTGCAAAGGAATTGCTGCAACTAGCAGCCAAAACACTGAAGAAATTGGGAGTGCGGTTCTGGCTGAGCAGTGGGACTTGTCTAG gatggtATCGGCAATGCAACATTATTCCTTATAGTAAAGATGTTGACCTAGGAATTTTTATACAGGATTACAAATCTGATATTATTTCAGCATTTCATGAGGCAGGACTTCCACTCAAACACAAATTTGGGAAG GTAGAAGACAGCTTGGAACTATCTTTCCAGGGAAAAGATGATGTAAaacttgacatttttttcttctatgaagAGACTGACCATATGTGGAATGGAGGCACTC
- the FKTN gene encoding ribitol-5-phosphate transferase FKTN isoform X5 → MSRINKNVILALLTLASSAFLLFQLYYYKRYLSAKNGAGLSKSKGSRIGFDSIQWRAVKKFIMLTSTQNVPVFLIDPLILELINKNFEQVKNTSHGSTSECKFLCAPRDFTVFALQYHLWKNEEGWFRIAENMGFQCLKIESKDPRLDGIDSLSGTEIPLHYICRLATHAIHLVVFHERSGNYLWHGHLRLKGHIDRKFVPFRKLQFGRYPGAFDRPELQQITVDGLDVLIPKDPVHFLEEIPHSRFIECRYKEARAFFQQYLDDNTAEAMAFRKSAKELLQLAAKTLKKLGVRFWLSSGTCLGWYRQCNIIPYSKDVDLGIFIQDYKSDIISAFHEAGLPLKHKFGKSVKVFIFPLGRRQLGTIFPGKR, encoded by the exons ATGAGTAGAATCAATAAGAACGTGATTTTGGCGCTTTTAACTTTGGCAAGCTCTGCGTTTCTGCTGTTTCAATTGTACTACTACAAGCGCTATTTATCAGCAaag AATGGAGCTGGTTTATCAAAATCCAAAGGAAGCCGAATTGGATTTGATAGCATACAGTGG CGTGCAGTCAAAAAATTTATTATGCTAACATCCACTCAAAATGTACCGGTGTTCCTTATTGATCCTTTGATTCTGGAATTGATTAATAAAAACTTTGAACAAGTCAAAAATACTTCTCATGGCTCCACTTCAGAATGCAAGTTTCTTTGTGCTCCAAGAGACTTTACTGTGTTTGCACTACAGTATCACCTGTGGAAGAATGAG GAAGGCTGGTTTCGGATAGCTGAAAATATGGGGTTTCAGTGCCTAAAGATCGAGAGCAAAGATCCCCGGCTGGATGGGATAGACTCGCTTTCTGGAACTGAAATCCCCCTGCACTACATCTGCAGATTGGCCACTCATGCCATCCACTTGGTGGTCTTTCATGAGAGGAGTGGCAACTACCTCTGGCATGGCCATCTGCGACTCAAAGGACACATTGACAGGAAATTTGTTCCTTTTCGAAAGTTACAATTTGGTCGTTATCCTGGAGCTTTCGATAG gCCAGAGTTACAACAGATTACTGTTGATGGACTAGACGTTCTCATTCCAAAAGATCCAGTGCACTTTCTAGAAGAAATACCACACTCTAGGTTTATTGAGTGTAGGTATAAAGAAGCTCGAGCATTCTTTCAG CAGTACCTTGATGATAACACTGCGGAAGCTATGGCCTTTCGGAAGAGTGCAAAGGAATTGCTGCAACTAGCAGCCAAAACACTGAAGAAATTGGGAGTGCGGTTCTGGCTGAGCAGTGGGACTTGTCTAG gatggtATCGGCAATGCAACATTATTCCTTATAGTAAAGATGTTGACCTAGGAATTTTTATACAGGATTACAAATCTGATATTATTTCAGCATTTCATGAGGCAGGACTTCCACTCAAACACAAATTTGGGAAG tcTGTGAAGGTTTTCATCTTCCCCCTAGGTAGAAGACAGCTTGGAACTATCTTTCCAGGGAAAAGATGA
- the FKTN gene encoding ribitol-5-phosphate transferase FKTN isoform X6 — protein sequence MSRINKNVILALLTLASSAFLLFQLYYYKRYLSAKNGAGLSKSKGSRIGFDSIQWRAVKKFIMLTSTQNVPVFLIDPLILELINKNFEQVKNTSHGSTSECKFLCAPRDFTVFALQYHLWKNEEGWFRIAENMGFQCLKIESKDPRLDGIDSLSGTEIPLHYICRLATHAIHLVVFHERSGNYLWHGHLRLKGHIDRKFVPFRKLQFGRYPGAFDRPELQQITVDGLDVLIPKDPVHFLEEIPHSRFIECRYKEARAFFQQYLDDNTAEAMAFRKSAKELLQLAAKTLKKLGVRFWLSSGTCLGWYRQCNIIPYSKDVDLGIFIQDYKSDIISAFHEAGLPLKHKFGKKGAQEQDVLLSDTLTTVSDLL from the exons ATGAGTAGAATCAATAAGAACGTGATTTTGGCGCTTTTAACTTTGGCAAGCTCTGCGTTTCTGCTGTTTCAATTGTACTACTACAAGCGCTATTTATCAGCAaag AATGGAGCTGGTTTATCAAAATCCAAAGGAAGCCGAATTGGATTTGATAGCATACAGTGG CGTGCAGTCAAAAAATTTATTATGCTAACATCCACTCAAAATGTACCGGTGTTCCTTATTGATCCTTTGATTCTGGAATTGATTAATAAAAACTTTGAACAAGTCAAAAATACTTCTCATGGCTCCACTTCAGAATGCAAGTTTCTTTGTGCTCCAAGAGACTTTACTGTGTTTGCACTACAGTATCACCTGTGGAAGAATGAG GAAGGCTGGTTTCGGATAGCTGAAAATATGGGGTTTCAGTGCCTAAAGATCGAGAGCAAAGATCCCCGGCTGGATGGGATAGACTCGCTTTCTGGAACTGAAATCCCCCTGCACTACATCTGCAGATTGGCCACTCATGCCATCCACTTGGTGGTCTTTCATGAGAGGAGTGGCAACTACCTCTGGCATGGCCATCTGCGACTCAAAGGACACATTGACAGGAAATTTGTTCCTTTTCGAAAGTTACAATTTGGTCGTTATCCTGGAGCTTTCGATAG gCCAGAGTTACAACAGATTACTGTTGATGGACTAGACGTTCTCATTCCAAAAGATCCAGTGCACTTTCTAGAAGAAATACCACACTCTAGGTTTATTGAGTGTAGGTATAAAGAAGCTCGAGCATTCTTTCAG CAGTACCTTGATGATAACACTGCGGAAGCTATGGCCTTTCGGAAGAGTGCAAAGGAATTGCTGCAACTAGCAGCCAAAACACTGAAGAAATTGGGAGTGCGGTTCTGGCTGAGCAGTGGGACTTGTCTAG gatggtATCGGCAATGCAACATTATTCCTTATAGTAAAGATGTTGACCTAGGAATTTTTATACAGGATTACAAATCTGATATTATTTCAGCATTTCATGAGGCAGGACTTCCACTCAAACACAAATTTGGGAAG AAAGGGGCTCAGGAACAGGATGTTCTGCTGAGTGATACCTTAACTACTGTAAGTGATTTACTCTGA